One genomic segment of Desulfobulbaceae bacterium DB1 includes these proteins:
- the livF gene encoding branched-chain amino acid ABC transporter ATP-binding protein (with LivGHMJ and LivGHMK is part of the high-affinity branched-chain amino acid transport system; LivFGHMK is specific for the transport of leucine, while LivFGHMJ is a transporter for leucine, isoleucine, and valine), with amino-acid sequence MLKIKNLESGYGKLRVLKRISMHVDHGEIVTLIGANGAGKTTLLYTIAGMIKATAGEIMLLGNDIRQTKPEKIVAAGCSLVPEGRQVFATLSVRENLVLGAYVQYRQKKIEVEEELGKIYEIFPVLRERANQLAGTLSGGEQQMLAMGRALMAKPQLIMLDEPSTGLAPLIVKNIFQIILKLRENGNTVLLIEQNAKAALSIADRGYVLETGKIILQGPAEDLLVNRDVQRAYLGRDVASEGSTCDFD; translated from the coding sequence ATGCTTAAGATCAAAAACCTGGAATCAGGTTACGGCAAGTTGCGGGTTTTAAAACGCATTTCCATGCATGTGGACCATGGAGAAATCGTGACCCTCATCGGCGCAAACGGTGCCGGCAAAACGACACTGCTCTACACCATTGCCGGAATGATAAAGGCCACTGCCGGCGAGATCATGCTGCTCGGCAATGACATCAGGCAGACTAAACCGGAAAAAATCGTCGCTGCCGGTTGTTCTCTGGTTCCCGAAGGACGACAGGTTTTTGCCACTCTGTCCGTCCGTGAAAATCTTGTCCTCGGCGCATACGTACAGTACCGGCAAAAGAAAATTGAGGTGGAAGAGGAACTCGGCAAAATTTATGAGATTTTCCCTGTATTGCGAGAACGGGCAAATCAGTTGGCTGGAACCTTGTCCGGAGGGGAGCAGCAGATGCTAGCCATGGGCCGCGCGCTTATGGCAAAACCGCAATTAATCATGCTCGACGAACCATCCACCGGGCTTGCTCCGCTCATCGTTAAAAACATTTTCCAGATTATTCTGAAATTACGGGAAAACGGCAATACGGTTCTGCTGATCGAGCAGAACGCCAAAGCCGCCCTGTCAATTGCCGACAGAGGGTACGTCCTCGAAACCGGGAAAATCATCCTGCAGGGTCCTGCCGAGGATCTCCTGGTTAATCGTGACGTGCAGCGCGCCTACCTCGGCCGCGATGTGGCAA
- the livG gene encoding high-affinity branched-chain amino acid ABC transporter ATP-binding protein LivG (Part of the ABC transporter complexes LivFGHMJ and LivFGHMK involved in the high-affinity transport of branched-chain amino acids; LivFGHMK is specific for the transport of leucine, while LivFGHMJ is a transporter for leucine, isoleucine, and valine) has protein sequence MALLEIQNVNKRFGGLQAVKDVSFNVEQGMIKSVIGPNGAGKTTLFNLISASLPLSAGTIFFRQKAIHGLQPYQIAAQGISRTFQNIKLFPGLTALENVMVGRHTRSYAGFLAGMFSLPSTWREESDIKDKALELLELLDISQFADIEATSLAFGQQRAVEFARALASEPTLLLLDEPAAGLNIYETAEIARLITKIRSRGITVLLVEHDMSLVMDISDEIVVLSFGEKIAEDIPTAIQQNREVIHIYLGDGDA, from the coding sequence ATGGCACTTCTCGAAATACAAAATGTCAATAAACGTTTCGGCGGACTCCAGGCGGTCAAGGATGTCAGCTTCAATGTTGAACAGGGCATGATCAAATCGGTCATCGGCCCGAACGGCGCCGGCAAGACCACCCTTTTCAATCTTATTTCCGCCAGTCTTCCCCTTTCAGCCGGCACTATTTTCTTCCGGCAGAAGGCCATTCATGGCCTGCAGCCATACCAGATTGCCGCGCAGGGAATCTCGAGAACGTTTCAGAATATCAAACTGTTCCCCGGATTGACGGCCCTTGAAAATGTCATGGTTGGTCGGCATACCCGCAGTTACGCAGGCTTCCTGGCCGGCATGTTTTCCCTGCCGTCAACATGGCGGGAGGAAAGTGATATCAAGGACAAGGCGCTTGAGCTGCTGGAGCTGCTCGACATAAGCCAATTTGCCGATATCGAGGCAACAAGCCTCGCCTTTGGCCAGCAGCGTGCGGTTGAATTTGCCCGGGCCTTGGCGTCCGAACCGACGCTGCTGCTTCTCGATGAACCGGCTGCCGGATTAAACATCTATGAAACAGCGGAAATTGCCCGCCTTATAACCAAGATTCGCTCCCGCGGAATTACCGTTTTACTTGTCGAGCATGATATGTCGCTGGTCATGGACATTTCAGACGAAATCGTCGTGCTGAGCTTTGGCGAGAAAATAGCCGAGGATATCCCCACAGCCATTCAGCAGAACAGGGAAGTGATTCATATTTATCTCGGTGATGGCGATGCTTAA
- a CDS encoding branched-chain amino acid ABC transporter permease gives MKTGNRLPIIILLLVLIGLQLLTQVTETTFYLTQMTMTAYYSLVIIGLCLVMGYAGQISLGHAGFFAIGGYTSAVLTTYNLAPYLQNGNRFLALLAERGLLVQTKSLYGESLLYVHPWPACLIAILLTVVIAFLIGIPVLKLKGHYLAMATLGFGIIIYRIVLATEIFGEADGLSSVPGFPLLPGLTINGDFNNRVENYYIACGVLLLGFILLQNLINSRVGRALRAIHGSEEAANAMGVNTSRYKLFTFVLSAVFAALAGILLTHYNGGIGPSEAGIMKSVRYVAIVAIGGMANLWGALIMAALLNFLSLRGMFGSYDDAFFGAILIIIMLFAPEGVLRLHLWQRFRKKSDQTAETKN, from the coding sequence ATGAAGACCGGAAATCGTCTCCCCATCATCATTCTCCTGCTCGTGCTGATCGGCCTGCAGCTGCTCACCCAGGTTACCGAAACAACATTTTATCTGACCCAGATGACCATGACCGCCTATTACTCGCTGGTCATCATCGGCCTTTGCCTGGTCATGGGTTATGCCGGCCAGATATCCCTCGGCCATGCCGGTTTTTTTGCCATCGGCGGTTACACCTCAGCCGTGCTGACCACGTACAACCTGGCCCCGTATCTGCAAAACGGCAACCGGTTTCTTGCCTTGCTGGCGGAAAGGGGGCTGCTGGTGCAGACAAAGAGCCTCTACGGGGAATCGCTTCTTTACGTTCACCCTTGGCCCGCCTGCCTGATCGCAATCCTGCTGACCGTTGTTATCGCATTTTTGATCGGCATTCCGGTATTGAAGCTCAAAGGTCATTATCTCGCCATGGCCACCTTGGGATTCGGCATCATTATTTATCGTATCGTGCTTGCCACGGAAATTTTCGGCGAGGCCGACGGTCTCTCCTCCGTGCCCGGTTTCCCCCTTTTGCCCGGACTGACAATCAACGGTGATTTCAATAACCGTGTCGAAAATTATTACATTGCCTGTGGCGTGCTGCTTCTCGGCTTCATCCTGCTGCAGAACCTAATCAATTCCCGGGTCGGTCGCGCTTTGCGGGCTATTCACGGTTCCGAGGAGGCGGCAAACGCCATGGGGGTCAATACCAGCCGCTACAAGCTTTTCACCTTTGTTTTGAGCGCTGTTTTTGCCGCTCTTGCCGGCATACTGCTCACCCATTACAATGGCGGTATCGGCCCATCGGAAGCCGGCATCATGAAGTCCGTCCGCTATGTCGCCATTGTCGCCATCGGCGGCATGGCGAATCTGTGGGGCGCGCTCATCATGGCCGCACTGCTGAATTTCCTTTCTTTGCGCGGCATGTTCGGTTCTTACGATGATGCTTTTTTTGGGGCAATCCTGATCATTATCATGCTTTTTGCTCCGGAAGGTGTTTTGCGCTTGCACCTGTGGCAACGCTTCAGAAAAAAATCAGATCAAACCGCTGAAACCAAGAATTGA
- a CDS encoding branched-chain amino acid ABC transporter permease codes for MTSELFFQYLFAGITYGSIYAIVAIGFNIIYNTTGIINFAQGEFVMLGGMLAISFHSLLPLPAAIGLAVLCTMIIGALIEIIFIRWLKTPSVLRMIIITIGLSILIREVALHVWGDGVRSLPYFNGNEISSFVLLGTNVSPQVLWVTGVCAVIVALLSLFFKFTSLGQEMRACAANRLAATLCGINTKNMVTLSFVLSAGIGALAGCVVSPITYTQYDSGTGLAIKGFTVAVLGGLGNSMAAVSAGLLLGIIEAFSVGVVPLAFQDAISIAILLVILFARPHGLFGSKEAAGLKEF; via the coding sequence ATGACCTCGGAACTCTTTTTTCAATATCTGTTTGCCGGTATAACCTATGGCAGCATCTATGCTATTGTCGCCATAGGTTTTAATATCATTTACAACACCACCGGCATTATCAACTTTGCCCAGGGCGAATTTGTCATGCTCGGCGGAATGCTTGCCATCTCCTTTCACTCCCTGCTTCCCCTGCCGGCGGCCATTGGTCTGGCGGTTCTCTGCACCATGATCATCGGCGCCCTGATCGAAATAATTTTTATCCGCTGGCTGAAAACCCCGTCCGTGCTGCGCATGATTATTATCACCATCGGCCTGTCCATTCTTATCCGGGAAGTCGCCTTGCATGTCTGGGGTGACGGAGTGCGTTCCCTGCCCTACTTCAACGGCAATGAAATTTCTTCATTTGTCCTTCTCGGCACCAATGTTTCTCCCCAGGTCCTGTGGGTGACCGGGGTTTGCGCGGTAATAGTCGCGCTGCTCAGTCTTTTTTTCAAATTTACCTCCCTTGGCCAGGAAATGCGGGCCTGCGCCGCCAACCGTCTGGCTGCAACCCTCTGCGGCATCAATACAAAAAATATGGTGACCCTGTCCTTTGTGCTGAGCGCCGGAATCGGTGCCCTGGCCGGCTGTGTTGTTTCACCGATCACCTACACCCAATATGACAGCGGCACCGGACTCGCCATCAAGGGTTTCACCGTGGCTGTACTTGGCGGGCTCGGCAACAGCATGGCGGCGGTGAGCGCGGGACTGCTGCTCGGAATTATCGAGGCATTCAGTGTCGGGGTTGTGCCGCTGGCCTTTCAGGACGCAATTTCCATCGCGATCCTGCTCGTTATCCTCTTTGCCCGGCCGCATGGACTTTTCGGCAGCAAGGAAGCGGCCGGATTGAAGGAATTCTGA
- a CDS encoding branched-chain amino acid ABC transporter substrate-binding protein yields MKRILLSTVTLLALWAVTLFAALPSPAQAKTIKIGAILAETGGASFLGGPEARTVRMMADQINAQGGINGDTIELIIKDSAGTPEKAISFAKQLIEEEKVLAIIGPSTSGETMNIKQVCEEGKTIMLSCAAAEVIVNPVAKYVFKTPQKDSFAAKMIFMEMNKMGISKVAVLTDNTGFGKAGKEQLLAIAPEFKIEIVAAEVYDSKATDLSAVVAKIKADKNVQAVINWSVVPAQAIVVKNIRQAGWDVPVFQSHGFGNIKYVEAAGAAAEGVIFPAGRLLVADALPADHPQKNVLVQYRDEYEAKFKETASTFGGHGYDAMMILVNAIKAAGTTDSEKVRDAIENMKGFVGTGGVFNFSAADHNGLDMDSFAMMTVKDGKFVLYNK; encoded by the coding sequence ATGAAACGAATTCTTCTTTCAACCGTTACCCTTCTTGCGTTGTGGGCAGTGACCCTTTTTGCCGCCCTGCCTTCCCCTGCCCAGGCGAAAACCATCAAGATCGGCGCCATCCTGGCTGAAACCGGCGGCGCATCCTTCCTTGGCGGTCCCGAAGCCAGGACCGTGCGGATGATGGCGGATCAGATCAATGCCCAGGGCGGCATCAACGGCGACACCATCGAACTCATCATCAAGGATTCCGCCGGAACGCCGGAAAAGGCGATCTCCTTTGCCAAACAGCTCATTGAAGAGGAGAAGGTGCTGGCCATCATCGGGCCTTCCACCAGCGGCGAAACCATGAACATCAAGCAGGTATGCGAGGAAGGCAAAACCATCATGCTGTCCTGCGCCGCTGCCGAGGTTATCGTCAATCCGGTTGCCAAATACGTTTTCAAGACCCCCCAGAAAGACAGCTTTGCCGCCAAAATGATTTTCATGGAAATGAACAAAATGGGCATCAGCAAGGTTGCCGTCCTGACCGACAACACCGGTTTCGGCAAAGCGGGCAAGGAGCAGCTCCTGGCCATTGCCCCGGAATTCAAGATTGAGATCGTCGCAGCCGAAGTCTACGACAGCAAGGCGACCGATCTTTCCGCCGTTGTGGCGAAAATAAAGGCGGACAAAAATGTGCAGGCCGTCATCAACTGGTCGGTTGTTCCCGCCCAGGCCATTGTCGTCAAGAATATCCGTCAGGCCGGCTGGGACGTTCCCGTTTTCCAGAGCCATGGTTTCGGCAATATCAAATATGTTGAAGCGGCCGGAGCTGCTGCCGAGGGCGTCATCTTCCCGGCCGGGCGGCTGCTCGTTGCCGACGCCCTCCCTGCTGATCACCCCCAGAAAAACGTTCTGGTGCAATACCGTGATGAGTATGAAGCAAAATTCAAGGAAACCGCCAGCACCTTCGGCGGCCACGGTTATGACGCCATGATGATTCTCGTTAATGCCATCAAGGCAGCCGGCACCACCGACAGCGAAAAGGTCCGTGACGCCATTGAGAACATGAAGGGTTTTGTCGGCACCGGCGGCGTTTTCAACTTCAGTGCGGCAGACCACAACGGTCTTGATATGGATTCCTTTGCCATGATGACCGTCAAGGACGGCAAATTCGTTCTTTACAACAAATAA
- a CDS encoding amino acid-binding protein has product MKVEQIAIFLENKSGRLAEITSILAEKGINIRAMSLADTADFGILRLIVNDTENARKVLKEKGFTVGTTEVIVVEVADKPGGLAGVLQTLKKSEINIEYMYAFTQKSGETGLIIFRFEKLDEAINALVKSGVRLLSGEEVYAI; this is encoded by the coding sequence ATGAAAGTCGAACAAATTGCAATTTTTCTGGAAAACAAATCCGGCAGACTGGCGGAAATCACCTCCATTCTGGCGGAAAAAGGGATCAACATCCGGGCCATGTCGCTTGCCGACACTGCTGATTTCGGCATTCTTCGTCTCATCGTCAACGATACGGAAAACGCACGCAAGGTCCTGAAGGAAAAAGGCTTTACCGTCGGCACCACCGAGGTCATCGTCGTCGAAGTGGCCGATAAGCCGGGTGGCCTCGCCGGTGTTCTGCAGACCCTGAAAAAGAGCGAAATAAATATCGAATATATGTACGCCTTTACGCAAAAAAGCGGCGAAACAGGTCTGATTATTTTCCGTTTCGAAAAACTTGACGAAGCCATCAATGCCCTGGTCAAATCCGGTGTCCGCCTGTTGTCCGGTGAAGAGGTTTACGCCATATAA
- a CDS encoding phenylacetate--CoA ligase yields the protein MLFNEEYETLPREALEALQLKRLRAQIERVYATVPYYRGKMDEAGVLPGDIKTLADISKLPFTTKEDLRKNYPFGLFTVPLERVVRIHASSGTTGQPTVVGYTKRDIAIWAELMARCLTAAGATPKDIIHNAYGYGLFTGGLGAHYGAENLGATVVPISGGNTKRQIMLMRDFGSTVLLCTPSYALNLAEAMTDMGIDPKEMALKVGVFGAEPWSENMREEIEKKLGIKAIDIYGLSEIIGPGVAIECAEEQKGLHVMEDHFLPEIVHPETFEPLPLGEKGELVFTTLTKEAFPVIRYRTKDFSRLITNPCACGRTFFRMEKVTGRSDDMLIIRGVNVFPSQIEHVLISIKGVEPHYQIIVNREGSMDTLEVQVEVSDTVFSDEVKQLEGLAKKIQHEIKDLLGVSCKVKLVEPKTIQRSEGKAKRVIDNRKI from the coding sequence ATGCTATTTAACGAAGAATATGAAACTCTGCCGCGCGAGGCCCTGGAAGCCCTGCAACTGAAAAGGCTGCGGGCGCAGATTGAACGGGTCTATGCCACGGTCCCCTATTACCGGGGAAAAATGGATGAAGCAGGTGTTCTGCCCGGCGACATCAAGACCCTGGCGGATATCAGCAAACTGCCCTTTACCACCAAGGAAGACCTGCGCAAAAACTATCCCTTCGGCCTCTTCACCGTGCCGCTGGAGCGGGTGGTGCGCATCCACGCCTCTTCCGGCACCACCGGCCAGCCCACTGTTGTCGGCTATACCAAACGGGATATCGCCATCTGGGCGGAACTCATGGCCCGCTGCCTGACCGCGGCCGGCGCCACCCCGAAGGACATCATCCATAACGCATACGGCTACGGGCTTTTCACCGGCGGCCTCGGTGCCCATTACGGCGCGGAAAACCTCGGCGCCACCGTTGTGCCGATCTCCGGCGGCAATACCAAACGCCAGATCATGCTGATGCGTGACTTCGGTTCCACCGTGCTGCTCTGCACCCCTTCCTATGCCTTGAACCTGGCCGAGGCCATGACCGACATGGGAATCGATCCCAAGGAAATGGCGCTGAAGGTCGGTGTTTTCGGCGCCGAACCATGGAGCGAAAACATGCGGGAGGAGATTGAGAAGAAACTGGGCATCAAGGCCATCGACATCTACGGCTTAAGCGAAATCATCGGGCCGGGCGTGGCCATCGAATGCGCGGAGGAACAAAAGGGCCTGCATGTGATGGAGGACCATTTTCTACCGGAAATCGTCCATCCGGAGACCTTTGAGCCCCTGCCCCTCGGTGAAAAAGGGGAACTGGTTTTCACCACCCTGACCAAGGAGGCCTTCCCTGTCATCCGCTACCGCACCAAGGATTTTTCCCGACTGATCACCAATCCCTGCGCCTGCGGCCGCACCTTCTTTCGCATGGAAAAGGTCACCGGCCGCTCCGACGACATGCTGATCATCCGCGGGGTCAATGTTTTCCCGTCCCAGATCGAACATGTCCTGATCAGCATCAAGGGCGTTGAACCCCACTATCAGATCATTGTCAACAGGGAGGGCTCCATGGACACCCTGGAGGTCCAGGTGGAGGTCAGCGATACCGTCTTTTCCGACGAAGTGAAACAGCTGGAGGGACTTGCCAAGAAGATCCAGCACGAAATCAAGGATCTGCTGGGAGTGAGCTGCAAGGTTAAGCTGGTTGAACCAAAAACCATCCAGCGCAGCGAGGGAAAGGCAAAGAGGGTCATCGACAACCGTAAGATCTGA